A single window of Dermacentor albipictus isolate Rhodes 1998 colony chromosome 1, USDA_Dalb.pri_finalv2, whole genome shotgun sequence DNA harbors:
- the LOC135908130 gene encoding uncharacterized protein, with protein MSTTTASQTEGIPNAPVPCILNAPRTPNPFHGDAFEDVEDWLDHFNRVAAFNDWDDRRKLKNVYFSLLDAARVWYENHEASFTSWWAANGGLGGCATTVSRNMLAFTMQMITAVVCHVLLPPLQMAYIAGPTEHAPSLCRYPNQIDISPTLPFLKKPRPPLGYWTLQPAWDHTSKVTLSSPSTIKEQQPSRLPCGLGGCATTVSRNMLAFTMQMITAVVCHVLLPPLQMAYIAGPTEHAPSLCRYPNQIDISPTLPFLKKPRPPLGYWTLQPAWDHTSKVTLSSPSTIKEQQPSRLPCGLGGCATTVSRNMLAFTMQVSAKYSLFCKKCSNYCLVQLPSPQCCLAMLSECVHAIQSLLLLSGDVETNPGPSIADVFAELQKLTVGQSTLITEVQGLKNQLSCTDATLTDLSKRIMELEQHYQALIPLRSELEAVYATTSETGRLVSSLESRIEDADNRSRRSNLILYGIPDPNPPETFAQSEKLFIDNIQEHMNISLDPKEIERAHRLGRYSPGRNRPIIAKFAFYKTKELVLSNGRKLKGSNCSIGEDFSPAVRNARKHLVLFGKSKATPFKLRFKTLVIGSKRYEYDESSKTVKEIH; from the coding sequence atgtcaacaactaccgccagccaaaccgaggggatcccaaatgctcccgtaccatgcattctcaacgcgcctcgcacgcctaacccgttccatggcgacgcctttgaggacgttgaagactggttggaccatttcaaccgggtcgccgcctttaacgactgggacgatcgccgtaagttgaagaacgtctacttttcccttttagacgcggcgagagtatggtacgagaaccacgaagcctcatttaccagctggtgGGCAGCAAatggtgggctcggtggctgcgcCACAACGGTGTCACGTAACATGCTGGCTTTCACCATGCAGATGATCACCGCCGTTGTTTGCCACGTGCTGCTGCCTCCACTGCAGATGGCTTACATCGCGGGACCAACGGAGCATGCGCCATCACTATGCCGATACCCCAACCAGATCGACATCTCACCTACCTTGCCTTTCCTGAAGAAACCTAGGCCGCCTCTCGGGTACTGGACCCTCCAACCAGCGTGGGACCACACATCGAAAGTGACACTATCGAGTCCGTCGACTATAAAGGAGCAGCAACCATCGCGACTGccttgtgggctcggtggctgcgcCACAACGGTGTCACGTAACATGCTGGCTTTCACCATGCAGATGATCACCGCCGTTGTTTGCCACGTGCTGCTGCCTCCACTGCAGATGGCTTACATCGCGGGACCAACGGAGCATGCGCCATCACTATGCCGATACCCCAACCAGATCGACATCTCACCTACCTTGCCTTTCCTGAAGAAACCTAGGCCGCCTCTCGGGTACTGGACCCTCCAACCAGCGTGGGACCACACATCGAAAGTGACACTATCGAGTCCGTCGACTATAAAGGAGCAGCAACCATCGCGACTGccttgtgggctcggtggctgcgcCACAACGGTGTCACGTAACATGCTGGCTTTCACCATGCAGGTCAGTGCAAAATACAGTCTTTTCTGTAAGAAATGTAGCAATTACTGTTTGGTGCAGCTCCCGAGCCCTCAGTGCTGCCTCGCTATGCTTAGTGAATGTGTGCATGCTATCCAGTCATTGCTGTTGCTGTCAGGCGATGTTGAAACCAATCCGGGGCCTAGTATTGCTGACGTTTTCGCTGAGCTGCAGAAGCTGACCGTTGGACAAAGCACGCTAATCACTGAGGTACAAGGTCTAAAGAATCAACTTTCGTGTACCGATGCAACACTAACAGATTTAAGTAAGCGAATTATGGAACTGGAACAACACTACCAGGCACTGATACCCCTGCGAAGCGAATTAGAAGCTGTGTACGCTACTACTTCTGAAACTGGTCGCCTGGTATCTAGCCTAGAGAGCCGCATAGAGGATGCTGACAACCGCTCACGCAGAAGCAACCTAATATTGTATGGCATTCCTGACCCCAACCCTCCTGAAACCTTTGCGCAATCGGAAAAACTATTTATTGACAACATTCAAGAGCACATGAACATAAGCCTCGACCCAAAAGAAATTGAGCGTGCACACCGGCTAGGACGCTATTCACCAGGCCGTAACCGCCCCATCATTGCCAAGTTTGCATTCTATAAAACAAAAGAATTGGTCTTGTCTAATGGTCGCAAGTTAAAGGGGAGTAACTGCAGTATTGGCGAGGACTTTTCACCCGCTGTTCGAAATGCCCGCAAACATCTTGTTCTTTTCGGCAAAAGCAAAGCAACACCTTTCAAGCTACGTTTCAAAACACTTGTCATAGGATCCAAACGCTACGAATATGATGAATCATCTAAAACCGTAAAGGAGATTCACTAG